One window of the Populus nigra chromosome 4, ddPopNigr1.1, whole genome shotgun sequence genome contains the following:
- the LOC133692489 gene encoding conserved oligomeric Golgi complex subunit 5-like isoform X2: MASPAATLQRSQLPSINTTASPSHSSSSSPLHRLSTFKTPSSSSPPPPFSTATNPSPSPLDFLAKDPILFPFLSSSFSSSSFSSAALSSGSPASTAEQLHHAIRLLESQLRSEVLSRHSHLLHQLSSLKDAELSLSTLRSAVSSIQSSVRRVRSELSDPHNSIQPKTIQLSNLHRTIQALQHTTRALRSSKKLRDLISASESEPEKLDLAKAAQLHREILTMCDEFDLREIDVVDEELSWVKETGEKLRSEAMKVLERGMEGLNQAEVGTGLQVFYNLGELKVTVEQLVSKYRGMGVKSVGLALDMKAISTSGGGGFGPGGIRGSGTPHIGGGAKAREGLWQRMGNCLDRLHSIVVAIWHLQRVLSKKRDPFTHVLLLDEDGDPMLTDRVWEALVKAFASQMKSAFTASSFVKEIFTMGYPKLLSLIENLLERISRDTDVKGVLPAITLEGKEQMAAAIEIFQTSFLALCLSRLSDLVNTVFPVSSRGSVPSKEQVSRILSRIQEEVEAVQLDGHLTLLVLREIGKVLLLLAGRTEYQISAGHEARQITGPATAAQVKNFALCQHLQEIHTRISSMIAGMPFLAADVLSPSLGAIYGVARDSVTPLFKAMIDCLETCILQIHDHNFGAHGMDAAMDNNASPYMEDLQKCILHFRTEFLSRLLPLARATIAGTETICTQLVRSMASRVLIFFIRHASLVRPLSESGKLRMARDMAELELTVGQSLFPVEQLGPPYRALRAFRPLIFLETSQLGGSPLLQDLPPSVVLHHLYTRGPDELESPLQRNRLTPLQYSLWLDSQGEDQIWKGIKATLDDYSAKIRSRGDKEFSPVYPLMHQLGSSLT, encoded by the exons atggcaTCACCAGCAGCAACACTTCAAAGATCCCAACTCCCCTCCATAAACACCACCGCTTCTCCTTCacattcttcctcttcttcccccCTTCATCGCCTCTCCACTTTCAAAACCCCTTCTTCGTCCTCTCCTCCTCCACCATTCTCAACCGCCACAAACCCATCACCTTCCCCTTTAGACTTTCTCGCCAAAGACCCAATTCTCTTCCCATtcctctcctcctccttctcatCCAGTTCCTTCTCCTCCGCTGCCCTCTCCTCCGGTTCCCCTGCTTCCACCGCCGAACAACTCCACCATGCCATTCGCCTTCTCGAATCCCAACTCCGTTCCGAAGTCCTTTCCCGCCATTCCCACCTCCTCCACCAACTCTCCTCCCTTAAAGACGCCGAACTCTCCCTCTCCACCCTCCGATCCGCCGTCTCCTCTATCCAGTCCTCCGTCCGCCGCGTTCGATCCGAGCTTTCTGATCCCCATAATTCTATTCAGCCAAAAACTATTCAGCTCTCCAACTTGCATCGAACCATCCAAGCGTTACAGCACACGACTCGCGCGCTGAGGTCGTCGAAAAAGCTTCGAGATTTAATATCTGCATCAGAATCAGAGCCTGAAAAATTGGATCTTGCCAAGGCGGCGCAATTGCATCGCGAGATCTTGACAATGTGTGATGAGTTTGATTTGAGAGAAATCGATGTGGTTGATGAAGAGCTCAGTTGGGTTAAAGAAACTGGGGAAAAACTGCGAAGCGAAGCAATGAAAGTATTAGAGAGAGGAATGGAAGGATTGAATCAGGCAGAAGTGGGAACTGGGTTGCAAGTTTTCTATAATTTAGGAGAGTTGAAGGTGACTGTGGAGCAATTGGTGAGTAAGTATAGGGGAATGGGAGTAAAGAGTGTGGGTTTGGCATTGGATATGAAGGCTATTTCTAcgagtggtggtggtggttttggTCCAGGAGGGATAAGAGGGAGTGGGACTCCACACATTGGAGGAGGGGCGAAAGCAAGGGAGGGACTCTGGCAGAGAATGGGGAATTGTTTGGATAGATTGCATTCTATTGTTGTTGCTATTTGGCATTTGCAGAGAGTGTTGTCCAAGAAGAGGGATCCATTTACCCATGTTTTGTTGCTTGATGAG GATGGTGATCCCATGCTAACAGACCGAGTTTGGGAGGCACTTGTGAAGGCTTTTGCAAGCCAAATGAAGTCTGCTTTCACTGCATCAAGTTTTGTTAAGGAGATATTTACCATGGGCTATCCTAAACTGCTCTCCTTGATAGAGAATCTACTTGAAAGAATCTCACGTGATACAGATGTCAAAGGGGTTTTACCAGCTATAACTTTGGAAGGAAAGGAACAGATGGCTGCTGCCATTGAAATATTCCAGACATCTTTTCTGGCTCTGTGCTTAAGTCGCCTTTCAGATCTTGTGAACACTGTTTTCCCAGTTTCCAGCCGTGGAAGTGTTCCTTCCAAAGAACAAGTCTCAAGAATTCTCTCCCGTATCCAGGAAGAGGTTGAAGCAGTTCAATTGGATGGGCATTTGACTCTTCTTGTATTGCGTGAAATTGGCAAGGTTTTGCTCTTGCTTGCAGGACGAACTGAATACCAG ATATCTGCTGGTCATGAGGCACGCCAAATTACGGGTCCTGCAACTGCCGCACAAGTCAAGAACTTTGCTTTGTGCCAGCATTTACAAGAAATCCATACGCGGATTTCATCCATGATTGCTGGGATGCCCTTTCTCGCTGCAGATGTGTTGTCTCCTTCTCTGGGTGCAATATATGGGGTAGCTCGTGACTCAGTGACACCCCTGTTCAAAGCAATGATTGACTGTCTTGAGACATGCATACTGCAAATTCACGATCACAACTTTGGTGCTCATGGTATGGATGCTGCAATGGACAACAATGCTTCACCTTACATGGAGGATTTGCAGAAGTGCATTCTTCACTTTCGCACCGAGTTTTTGTCAAGGCTCTTACCTTTAGCAAGGGCTACAATAGCAGGGACAGAAACTATATGCACCCAGCTTGTGAGAAGTATGGCATCACGGGTTTTGATATTCTTTATCAGACATGCATCTCTTGTACGACCCCTTTCAGAATCAGGGAAACTGAGGATGGCTAGAGACATGGCTGAGCTGGAGTTAACTGTAGGCCAGAGTTTGTTCCCAGTAGAACAACTTGGACCACCGTACCGGGCACTCCGAGCATTCCGGCCCCTTATTTTCCTGGAGACATCTCAGTTGGGAGGATCTCCTCTCCTTCAAGATCTGCCGCCAAGTGTTGTACTTCACCACCTTTACACTCGAGGCCCTGATGAATTGGAGTCACCACTGCAAAGGAACAGGCTTACACCTCTGCAGTATTCACTGTGGCTGGATTCTCAAGGGGAGGATCAGATTTGGAAAGGTATCAAAGCAACTTTAGATGATTATTCCGCGAAGATTAGATCAAGAGGAGACAAGGAATTTAGCCCTGTATATCCTCTGATGCATCAATTAGGATCGTCTTTGACATAG
- the LOC133692489 gene encoding conserved oligomeric Golgi complex subunit 5-like isoform X1, with product MASPAATLQRSQLPSINTTASPSHSSSSSPLHRLSTFKTPSSSSPPPPFSTATNPSPSPLDFLAKDPILFPFLSSSFSSSSFSSAALSSGSPASTAEQLHHAIRLLESQLRSEVLSRHSHLLHQLSSLKDAELSLSTLRSAVSSIQSSVRRVRSELSDPHNSIQPKTIQLSNLHRTIQALQHTTRALRSSKKLRDLISASESEPEKLDLAKAAQLHREILTMCDEFDLREIDVVDEELSWVKETGEKLRSEAMKVLERGMEGLNQAEVGTGLQVFYNLGELKVTVEQLVSKYRGMGVKSVGLALDMKAISTSGGGGFGPGGIRGSGTPHIGGGAKAREGLWQRMGNCLDRLHSIVVAIWHLQRVLSKKRDPFTHVLLLDEVIKDGDPMLTDRVWEALVKAFASQMKSAFTASSFVKEIFTMGYPKLLSLIENLLERISRDTDVKGVLPAITLEGKEQMAAAIEIFQTSFLALCLSRLSDLVNTVFPVSSRGSVPSKEQVSRILSRIQEEVEAVQLDGHLTLLVLREIGKVLLLLAGRTEYQISAGHEARQITGPATAAQVKNFALCQHLQEIHTRISSMIAGMPFLAADVLSPSLGAIYGVARDSVTPLFKAMIDCLETCILQIHDHNFGAHGMDAAMDNNASPYMEDLQKCILHFRTEFLSRLLPLARATIAGTETICTQLVRSMASRVLIFFIRHASLVRPLSESGKLRMARDMAELELTVGQSLFPVEQLGPPYRALRAFRPLIFLETSQLGGSPLLQDLPPSVVLHHLYTRGPDELESPLQRNRLTPLQYSLWLDSQGEDQIWKGIKATLDDYSAKIRSRGDKEFSPVYPLMHQLGSSLT from the exons atggcaTCACCAGCAGCAACACTTCAAAGATCCCAACTCCCCTCCATAAACACCACCGCTTCTCCTTCacattcttcctcttcttcccccCTTCATCGCCTCTCCACTTTCAAAACCCCTTCTTCGTCCTCTCCTCCTCCACCATTCTCAACCGCCACAAACCCATCACCTTCCCCTTTAGACTTTCTCGCCAAAGACCCAATTCTCTTCCCATtcctctcctcctccttctcatCCAGTTCCTTCTCCTCCGCTGCCCTCTCCTCCGGTTCCCCTGCTTCCACCGCCGAACAACTCCACCATGCCATTCGCCTTCTCGAATCCCAACTCCGTTCCGAAGTCCTTTCCCGCCATTCCCACCTCCTCCACCAACTCTCCTCCCTTAAAGACGCCGAACTCTCCCTCTCCACCCTCCGATCCGCCGTCTCCTCTATCCAGTCCTCCGTCCGCCGCGTTCGATCCGAGCTTTCTGATCCCCATAATTCTATTCAGCCAAAAACTATTCAGCTCTCCAACTTGCATCGAACCATCCAAGCGTTACAGCACACGACTCGCGCGCTGAGGTCGTCGAAAAAGCTTCGAGATTTAATATCTGCATCAGAATCAGAGCCTGAAAAATTGGATCTTGCCAAGGCGGCGCAATTGCATCGCGAGATCTTGACAATGTGTGATGAGTTTGATTTGAGAGAAATCGATGTGGTTGATGAAGAGCTCAGTTGGGTTAAAGAAACTGGGGAAAAACTGCGAAGCGAAGCAATGAAAGTATTAGAGAGAGGAATGGAAGGATTGAATCAGGCAGAAGTGGGAACTGGGTTGCAAGTTTTCTATAATTTAGGAGAGTTGAAGGTGACTGTGGAGCAATTGGTGAGTAAGTATAGGGGAATGGGAGTAAAGAGTGTGGGTTTGGCATTGGATATGAAGGCTATTTCTAcgagtggtggtggtggttttggTCCAGGAGGGATAAGAGGGAGTGGGACTCCACACATTGGAGGAGGGGCGAAAGCAAGGGAGGGACTCTGGCAGAGAATGGGGAATTGTTTGGATAGATTGCATTCTATTGTTGTTGCTATTTGGCATTTGCAGAGAGTGTTGTCCAAGAAGAGGGATCCATTTACCCATGTTTTGTTGCTTGATGAGGTTATTAAG GATGGTGATCCCATGCTAACAGACCGAGTTTGGGAGGCACTTGTGAAGGCTTTTGCAAGCCAAATGAAGTCTGCTTTCACTGCATCAAGTTTTGTTAAGGAGATATTTACCATGGGCTATCCTAAACTGCTCTCCTTGATAGAGAATCTACTTGAAAGAATCTCACGTGATACAGATGTCAAAGGGGTTTTACCAGCTATAACTTTGGAAGGAAAGGAACAGATGGCTGCTGCCATTGAAATATTCCAGACATCTTTTCTGGCTCTGTGCTTAAGTCGCCTTTCAGATCTTGTGAACACTGTTTTCCCAGTTTCCAGCCGTGGAAGTGTTCCTTCCAAAGAACAAGTCTCAAGAATTCTCTCCCGTATCCAGGAAGAGGTTGAAGCAGTTCAATTGGATGGGCATTTGACTCTTCTTGTATTGCGTGAAATTGGCAAGGTTTTGCTCTTGCTTGCAGGACGAACTGAATACCAG ATATCTGCTGGTCATGAGGCACGCCAAATTACGGGTCCTGCAACTGCCGCACAAGTCAAGAACTTTGCTTTGTGCCAGCATTTACAAGAAATCCATACGCGGATTTCATCCATGATTGCTGGGATGCCCTTTCTCGCTGCAGATGTGTTGTCTCCTTCTCTGGGTGCAATATATGGGGTAGCTCGTGACTCAGTGACACCCCTGTTCAAAGCAATGATTGACTGTCTTGAGACATGCATACTGCAAATTCACGATCACAACTTTGGTGCTCATGGTATGGATGCTGCAATGGACAACAATGCTTCACCTTACATGGAGGATTTGCAGAAGTGCATTCTTCACTTTCGCACCGAGTTTTTGTCAAGGCTCTTACCTTTAGCAAGGGCTACAATAGCAGGGACAGAAACTATATGCACCCAGCTTGTGAGAAGTATGGCATCACGGGTTTTGATATTCTTTATCAGACATGCATCTCTTGTACGACCCCTTTCAGAATCAGGGAAACTGAGGATGGCTAGAGACATGGCTGAGCTGGAGTTAACTGTAGGCCAGAGTTTGTTCCCAGTAGAACAACTTGGACCACCGTACCGGGCACTCCGAGCATTCCGGCCCCTTATTTTCCTGGAGACATCTCAGTTGGGAGGATCTCCTCTCCTTCAAGATCTGCCGCCAAGTGTTGTACTTCACCACCTTTACACTCGAGGCCCTGATGAATTGGAGTCACCACTGCAAAGGAACAGGCTTACACCTCTGCAGTATTCACTGTGGCTGGATTCTCAAGGGGAGGATCAGATTTGGAAAGGTATCAAAGCAACTTTAGATGATTATTCCGCGAAGATTAGATCAAGAGGAGACAAGGAATTTAGCCCTGTATATCCTCTGATGCATCAATTAGGATCGTCTTTGACATAG
- the LOC133692854 gene encoding tobamovirus multiplication protein 1-like isoform X2 → MNIKSNCSPLDLLILNIALACIDGALACIAFSQFTRIHLRNQQTGWTRQKVLHLMVASCNLGYFIYFISTVIATCDRWTCWSHACGFVLMAFPKILFLAAFLLLLSFWVDLCHQANEEDDDEEENSSQQPLLESSKNKPGSTNTDNFWSCCSFRGIHVGGRQKFVITVVVLIFFLMLSFAVIIWIGVGKNPICSSVAARVYVDFLASAILILGGALGCYGLLLFLKLRNVRSETASSEMRKVAGLAVVSVVCFTSSAAVALLTDVPLLYDWSMENKNEAKTLVLLVFYYFIGSSVPSAFVLWAMRELPTPVTITQAQSRAVTFFCYGADGTQNPRHWVAATTSNNQVSKASPI, encoded by the exons atgaaTATAAAATCAAACTGCTCCCCGTTGGACCTGCTTATTCTTAATATAGCACTTGCTTGCATCGATGGTGCTCTTGCTTGTATTGCATTTTCTCAG TTTACAAGGATCCATCTGCGAAATCAACAAACTGGATGGACACGCCAGAAA GTACTCCATCTCATGGTTGCCTCTTGCAACTTGG GTTACTTCATCTACTTTATATCTACAGTTATTGCTACTTGTGATAGGTGGACCTGCTGGTCTCATGCATGTGGTTTTGTCCTCATGG CATTTCCCAAAATTCTGTTCCTTGCAGCGTTTCTGCTTCTTCTATCTTTCTG GGTCGACCTTTGCCATCAGGCAAATGAAGAAGATGACGACGAAGAAGAAAATAGCTCTCAACAGCCTTTGTTGGAAAGTTCAAAGAATAAACCTGGTTCAACGAACACAGATAATTTCTGGAGTTGCTGCTCATTCCGAGGCATTCATGTTGGTGGTCGTCAGaaatttgttatcaca gttGTCGTGTTGATCTTTTTCTTAATGCTGTCGTTTGCTGTGATAATCTGGATTGGAGTGGGAAAGAATCCAATTTGTTCTTCAGTAGCTGCCCGG GTCTATGTAGATTTTTTGGCCTCTGCAATCCTCATATTGGGAGGGGCTTTAGGCTGCTATG GTCTTCTCCTATTTCTTAAATTGAGGAATGTAAGGTCTGAGACAGCTTCATCTGAGATGCGGAAG GTTGCTGGTCTGGCAGTTGTCTCTGTTGTATGTTTTACGTCAAGTGCTGCAGTGGCTCTTCTTACAGATGTACCT CTTCTATATGATTGGAGTATGGAGAATAAAAATGAAGCAAAAACACTAGTTCTTCtagttttttactattttatag GTTCGTCGGTGCCCTCAGCCTTTGTATTATGGGCCATGAGAGAATTGCCAACCCCAGTTACAATTACACAAGCACAATCAAGAGcagtaacttttttttgttatggggCAGATGGAACACAAAATCCTCGGCACTGGGTTGCTGCTACAACTTCAAATAATCAG GTGTCAAAAGCAAGTCCAATATAA
- the LOC133692854 gene encoding uncharacterized protein LOC133692854 isoform X1, which produces MNIKSNCSPLDLLILNIALACIDGALACIAFSQFTRIHLRNQQTGWTRQKVLHLMVASCNLGYFIYFISTVIATCDRWTCWSHACGFVLMAFPKILFLAAFLLLLSFWVDLCHQANEEDDDEEENSSQQPLLESSKNKPGSTNTDNFWSCCSFRGIHVGGRQKFVITVVVLIFFLMLSFAVIIWIGVGKNPICSSVAARVYVDFLASAILILGGALGCYAKYSTDKLSTIDSGRVNVKSLNKFTGLLLFLKLRNVRSETASSEMRKVAGLAVVSVVCFTSSAAVALLTDVPLLYDWSMENKNEAKTLVLLVFYYFIGSSVPSAFVLWAMRELPTPVTITQAQSRAVTFFCYGADGTQNPRHWVAATTSNNQVSKASPI; this is translated from the exons atgaaTATAAAATCAAACTGCTCCCCGTTGGACCTGCTTATTCTTAATATAGCACTTGCTTGCATCGATGGTGCTCTTGCTTGTATTGCATTTTCTCAG TTTACAAGGATCCATCTGCGAAATCAACAAACTGGATGGACACGCCAGAAA GTACTCCATCTCATGGTTGCCTCTTGCAACTTGG GTTACTTCATCTACTTTATATCTACAGTTATTGCTACTTGTGATAGGTGGACCTGCTGGTCTCATGCATGTGGTTTTGTCCTCATGG CATTTCCCAAAATTCTGTTCCTTGCAGCGTTTCTGCTTCTTCTATCTTTCTG GGTCGACCTTTGCCATCAGGCAAATGAAGAAGATGACGACGAAGAAGAAAATAGCTCTCAACAGCCTTTGTTGGAAAGTTCAAAGAATAAACCTGGTTCAACGAACACAGATAATTTCTGGAGTTGCTGCTCATTCCGAGGCATTCATGTTGGTGGTCGTCAGaaatttgttatcaca gttGTCGTGTTGATCTTTTTCTTAATGCTGTCGTTTGCTGTGATAATCTGGATTGGAGTGGGAAAGAATCCAATTTGTTCTTCAGTAGCTGCCCGG GTCTATGTAGATTTTTTGGCCTCTGCAATCCTCATATTGGGAGGGGCTTTAGGCTGCTATG CAAAATATTCTACTGATAAATTGTCTACAATAGATTCTGGAAGAGTAAATGTTAAATCATTAAATAAGTTTACTG GTCTTCTCCTATTTCTTAAATTGAGGAATGTAAGGTCTGAGACAGCTTCATCTGAGATGCGGAAG GTTGCTGGTCTGGCAGTTGTCTCTGTTGTATGTTTTACGTCAAGTGCTGCAGTGGCTCTTCTTACAGATGTACCT CTTCTATATGATTGGAGTATGGAGAATAAAAATGAAGCAAAAACACTAGTTCTTCtagttttttactattttatag GTTCGTCGGTGCCCTCAGCCTTTGTATTATGGGCCATGAGAGAATTGCCAACCCCAGTTACAATTACACAAGCACAATCAAGAGcagtaacttttttttgttatggggCAGATGGAACACAAAATCCTCGGCACTGGGTTGCTGCTACAACTTCAAATAATCAG GTGTCAAAAGCAAGTCCAATATAA